Genomic segment of Arachis stenosperma cultivar V10309 chromosome 4, arast.V10309.gnm1.PFL2, whole genome shotgun sequence:
CTGAGAAAAGTGAGTCGAGAAGAGTTTGGTTGGAGTATTATGGAGTTCCATTGCATGCATGGTCAAATGATACTTTTCGCAGAATAGGGGATCAATGGGGTGAAGTGGTGGAGTGCGATAAACTAACGGAATCATGTAACTCATTCAGTGTGGGTAAAGTTCTAATTGATACGTGTGTTTTCGATATGATTAACTAATGGATTCACGTTACAATAGGGACAAGTGGGTTTGACGTTCTTGTAAGAGAAGTGGGTGGAGAGGTGTATCAGGAGGAATGTTTTCGAAAGAGTCAGGAAGAGACAGGGGACATGCACATGATAAATATAGAAATGACACAGCATGGAAGTCCTGGTTGCATATTGAATCAAGGAGCTGAACGGAGGGTGGTAGATTGGGATCAGGCGGTGGTGCTGATGACGGTAGAACATAGAAACGAGGAACAAGATAAGGACAGAATGGTAATTTCAAGACTTGATTTGAACGAATGGAAttacaaaaattcaaatttgattgaCGGAAACGGCAATTATGCGGCATTAATCGACAAGGCAGATTCCCAGGGATCATATGAAATAAATAAGGATATTAATTCAGAGGAAATGGTTTCTAATAATTATGAAGAAGGATTGACTTGCCAAATACATGAAGGAATAAGGGATGTTAATGGGCTGGGAACTACAAGGCCCAAAAAGACCATCAGAAAACATGCTTGTTGGGGGAGGGACACAGCACGCTGGGCTAGGTTTACTGCTAGGCTACCAAACCGGGTTGGCTCTAACCCGGTGGCATCTATGACCCAGCAGGATCACATGCCCCTCCTTCAGGTTCCTTCGAGAACGGCGGCTCCAAGGCGCAGGCACGAACACGACGGGATGTGGCATGAGGGGGAGCAGGTTCCTGGACGCACCAAGTCGGAGGTTAGGGGTGCATCAGACGTGCCAACCCTGCAAGGAAGAAGGCAAGCAAGCACGGGTCTTGAGCATGAACGAAAGAATGATGCAGGGGGCGAGGCGCGAAACTGGGTAGAGGAGGACTGTGAACCGCGCCGCGAGACGGAGGAGAGTGCACCAGAGGAAGCGGCGGGCGGGCTTGATGAAGGATTGACCTCAACAATGGAAGCAACCATCGACGAGAGTGAACTAAGGCTCTTGAGGAAGGAGACGGCCATGAACACTGATCCTAGATATGCTCACCGAATTTCCTATAGCTTGGACGAGTCAAGGAGGATGCAAATTGAAGGAGCTATGGTCCAGGGTAATGTTCTTGGCAGGAGCAGAAACTACAGTGCACCAGAAGTAGACCGGCAGATTCGATGCAAGGCTGGGTTGGGACTGGAAGAGGGGGAGATCTTGCTTGATGAATTGGCTCGGAATGGTAACGGACAAGAGGAAGAAAGGGAGAATAGTGCAGATTCAGGTTCAGAGACGGGAGCTAGTTTGGACGATGGTAGGAACCTAGATCCTGAGGAACAGAGGCCGAGTTGGGAAGAGGAGATGGCTGAGAACAAAGAGGCTTGGAAACTAGCTGTAGAGTTAGGAGCTCAGTGCAGTGATGAGGAGGACATCATGGCTATTCTGCAAGAGCAGAATGAAGCTATTGCTATGAAACGGCAGCAGGctaagcaaaaagaaaaagtccGAAGAAGCCGGCCAAAAAACCATAAACAAGTGTGTAATACTTTGGTTAAATGATTTTTAGTTCTTGGAATATACGGGGGTTGGGAGGTGCTGCAAAAGTTAGTATGCTAAAgtctttcaaaaataagtttagGTTGGATATGTTGGGCCTGATAGAAACAAAAAGggaattaataactaaatttgACGTTATGCGTATCTGGGGGAGTGACAGAACATGTTGGGAGTCTATAAGTTCTATTGGGGCTTCAGGAGGGTTATTGCTAATGAGGGATGAAGCGGCTTTTAAATTGTATAACTGCTATAAAGGGGATAGATGGATGTATATAAAAGGAGTTGTGATAAAAGATAACTTTCATTGTGCTATTTGCTTAGTATATGGACCGCATGAGAGAACTGAGAAGATCTCCATGTGGGAAGAATTGAGTTATATTGTAGGATTGTGTCAGGTGCCGCGCTGTGTTTTGGGGGGGATTTTAATGAAATTTTGCATTtagaagaaaggaaaggagtGACTACATTATCAGCGTCTGCGGCAGAGTTTAGGACATGGATAAATGATATGGAGTTGATTGATTTGCCACTGAATGACCGAACGTATACATGGTTTAGAGGACAGTTGTGCAGTCGTATCGATAGGAGTCTAGTCTCCTTGGAGTGGCTTGATGTGTACCCGGAGACGCGTCTAAGGAGTGGCCCGAGAGGTTTATCGGATCACTGCCCTTTGGTTATGGAAGACAGCAGAAGAATTGAGGGTCCAAGACCGTTCCGTAGCTTGAACTCGTGGTTCACGCATGAAGGGTTCTTGAGAATGGTGAAGGAAGAATGGAGAGAACTAGGCGACGTCCAATTCTTACAGAAAATGAAAGCACTGTTAGAACCACTACGTAGATGGCATAAGCAGCATTTTGAGGATATGGCTGAGAGGATTAAGAAGCTTGAGGAAGAAATTAGAAAAGTGGATGATATGGTTAGTAGCGGACGGTATGATGGCACAACAGATGCTAGGAGAAGGGCATTAGTGAGGTGTTGCGAAAAGTGGTATCTAAGACAAGAGATGCATTGGAAGCAAATGTCAAGATCTCAGCACGCCAATGAGATAGATCGGAACACAAGGTACTTCCATAATATAACTTCGGCGAGAAGAAGGAATAACAGGATTGAGTCGTTAGTGCTTAATGGGAGGCTAGTAAGGAATCAAGCAAGAATCAAGATTGCGGTTCGAGACTTTTACAAATGCCTGTACCACCAGGAAGCGTCCCCAAGGGTGACCTTTAGGGATGGATTAGTTAATCGTTTAGAGAGGGAGGAAGCGGAAACCTTAGAGGCGCTACCATCAGTAGAGGAAGTGAAGAAGGCAGTTTGGGATTGTGAATCTTCTAAGTCTCCAGGGAGTGATGGATACaacatgtattttataaaaAGTGCTGGAATGAGATTGGAACGGAATTCACTGCAACTGTGATGGATTTCTTTGTGACAGTAAAATTACCAGCAGATGCTAATGTCACATAGGTAGCGCTGGCTCTGAAATTTGTTGGGGCTAAGGAGATAAAAGATCTCAGACCTATAAGTATGGTTGGGTGTGTCTATAAGGTAATCTCTAAACTATTGACATGAAGGATGAGGAGTGTTATGCCAGGCTTAGTTGGAGAATCACAAAGTGTATTTATAAAGGGGAGAAAGATACATGATGGAACGTTAATTGCATGTGAAACTGTGCAATGGTTAAAACTAAAGAAGAAGGCATTAGCGATTATTAAACTTGACTTCCAAAAAGCCTATGACAGAGTCAAATGGTGCTTTGTTGATACTGTACTGGAGAAGATGGGTTTTGGAAGAACATGGAGGGCGTGGATTAGAGAGTGTGTTACATCGGCTTCTATCTCTATTCTGGTGAATGGGTCACCGTCGAAACCATTCAAAATGGAGAGAGGACTACGTCAAGGTGACCCTTTATCGCCGTTTTTGTTTGTTCTAGTGGTGGATGTGCTTAACAGGATGATCGGGGAGGCAGTTAGAAATGGTCAGATATCTCCACTCTTAGTCGGTAGGGACAATATAGAGTTATCACACTTACAATTTGCTAATGACACTATATTGTTTTGTCCGCCGGAGGAAGAGACACTGAGAAACTATAAGAGGCTTCTGAGGTGCTTTGAAATGATGTCTGGATTGAGCATTATTTTTGAGAAGTCTAACTTGGTACCAGTGAACTGCAGCTTGGAGTGGGTCAATTGGATGTGCCAGCTACTAGGTTGTCAAGAGGCAGCTCTACCGGTGAGGTACCTGGGCATTAGCCTAGGAGCAAATCAGCGGTTGGTAAAAACTTGGAAGCCGGTTCTAGATAAGGTAGAAGAGAAACTCAGCTTGTGGAAAGCAAAGATCCTTAGCAAGGCTGAATTATATCCTTGCAGAGGAGGTTCTTTTGGGGGAAGGATGATGGTCGACCTGGTATGGCTCTTGTGAAGTGGGAGCTGATCCAGGCACCAAAGAAGTTAGGAGGATTGGGGGTAGGTGATTGATAAatcccgttttgacggtttatcttgtattgattttaagagcttttatcaccttttacccacatttattcaatgaaatagcatggttttgtgattgtctccttatttgtgcttagatgtgaaaacatgcttttcaacccttaatttgatggttttaatctccctttgattccactagatgccttgatatgtttgttagtgatttcagattgaaaaggctaggaatggatcaaaagagtgaagagggaaagcatgcaaagtggagaaatcatgaaaagtcaaagaagttgaactcgcccatggacgcgcgcgcgcacctgcgaattaccccatggacgcgtacgcgtgatgtgcgcgtacgcgtcggtgctggtttatgattttttaatgaaaacgtggccaacgaattctgaagggttgtagggcccaatctcaaccaactttggcgcctaaactgctatttaaagccaaggattgaagagaaaaggggATTCCATTCATTACACacttattaggattagtttagaattagtttctagagagagaagctctctcttctctctagaattaggattaggattaggtttagttcttagatctagattttaatctttgctttcttttacttctacatctcaattccttgtagttacattcattcttcttccattcttttcttgtaatttcctttatgttgttcttatgttttgttgtagatctacttttgttccttcctttctctttcaattcaataagaggtaattcatgtagatcttgtttcctttaattgttgttgttaattctttacatttgattgttgttagaattaattcttgttgtcaatttactatgctttcctttatgccttccaagtgtttgatgaaatgcttggttggattttagagtagaattttatactcttggcttggaaaggtaacttgggaactcttgagttactaatgtccaagtgattgatgattgggagccattgactctagttctcactaattgaattggtggagagttaagacttatggactaggattgatatagctcatttgactttcctttactactggttagaggatgatttaatgagattaatccttgccaattctcatattgtggttagtgattaggatagagatccttgaccaccaacccttgccaagacctttttagccattagtttacttcttgccatttatctttcatgcctcttatcaaaaccccaaaaataattcataaccaataacaagacactttattgtaattcctagggagaacgacctgagatccaatacttcggtttataaattttaggagtttgtactagtgacaaacaactttttgtatgaaaggattattgttggtttagagactatacttcgacgagattttatttgagaaattctaaaccgtcaaaaataattaggatagagatccttgaccaccaaccattgccaagaccattttagccattagtttacttcttgccatttatctttcatgcctcttatcaaaaccccaaaaataattcataaccaataacaagacactttattgtaattcctagggagaacgacccgaggtccaatacttcggtttataaattttagaggtttgtactagtgacaaacaactttttgtatgaaaggattattgttggtttagagactatacttcgacgagattttatttgagaaattctaaaccgtcaaaaatccgaTCATCAGTGATGCGGTGGTCCGAAATATAGCTTTACTGTTTAAATGGTGGTGGCGGTTCTCTAAGGAGGAATGCCCCCTATGGAAGAAGATTGTATGCTCCTGCAATAGCTTGAACCCAAATCACTTGTTGTCAACTCAGACTTTGTCGAAGAGAGGGAGACTGTGGAGAGACATATGTCAAGTGCAAATAAGGGAGCAACATGTCAGGCAGAAGATGATTGATGGCCTTGCTATGGAAGTAGGAGATGGAAGATCCACTAGATTTTGGGAGGATACATGGCTGCAAGTGGGGAAGCTGAAAGACTCCTTTCCCATACTCTTCTTGATTTCAAACCAAAAAAGATCAGTAATTGGGGAGTGTGGGTTCTGGGATGGAATAGAGTGGGTTTGGCACTTCCAATGGAGAAGAGAACTACGACAATGGGAGACAGATACATTGAACCAACTGTTTCATGTCTTGCAATCTGTTAGACTGATAGCAGATGTGCAAGATAGGGTGGTCTGGAAATTTGATAAGGAAGGCATTTATTCTactaactcatttgtgcagGTGTTGCAGGAAGAGACTTTGGATGAGGAGCTTCTGAGATACAGGTTCACAAACGAGATCTGGAAAGGCCTAGTTCCGCCTAGAGTGGAGTTATTCGCTTGATTTGTATTGGTAGGCCGGGTCAATACAAAGGACCGGCTAAGTAGGTGTGGTGTGCTTGGATCTCGGCGTTTGGACAGACATAGGTTGTCTCGAGTACCTTGAAAGAGCATTTTGAGAGTTGGAGATCAGTGCCGATGAGAAAAGAGAGGTGCAACTATTGGCTACTTGGATACTTCTCAGTTATATGGATTATTTGGTTATGCCAAAATGATGCCATATTTCACAGCAAGATAACAGAAATTGGCGATTGTGTGGAGTAATCATTTTCATGTGCTAAGGAGTGGTGTTGTAAATAACTCATATTGTTGATGGCTATGCTGGAGATGACATAAGAGTTGTTAAGCCTTTATTGTTATTGTCTTAGTCTTACTTTGCTCCACTTGAGTGTTGAGCTCttactttcaaaaaaaaaaaatagtaatgaGAAAACCTGCATCTTTTTCTCTAAGAATGTGGGTAACCATGTACGGACTGAGATCAGTAATGCACTTCAATTCTCTAGAACTCATGATTTGAGAAAGTACCTTGGTGTCCCTTTTTTTCACTCACGAGTATCCAAGCATACGCATGACACTATTATCAACAAAATGAATTCCAGACTAAACAATTAAAAAGTCTCGTCCCTGTCCATGGCGGAAAGAATTGCCTTGGTGAAAtctattctctcttctcttcctaTTTATATTATGCAGACTCTTATTTTACCTGTTGTTATTTGTAACTTGATTGATTGTAAGTGCACAAACTTTTTGTGGAACAAAACCGAGCAATCAAAGAAAGTGCACCTGATTAATTGGAGAGATGTTAACAAGCCGAAACATCCTGGTGGCTTAGGAATTAGGCATACAAGGGATGTTAATCATGCTTTCATGATGAAGATAGGGCTAGGGTTTAATCGCCAAAAAAGATGCTCATTGGGCAAGAGTTCTTAGAGCTAAATACAATTGCGAAAATGATATCCTCCCAAAGGTTTCTAAGAAAGTCAATTCCTCATCTTTGTAAAGGAATCTACCATTCTTGAAAAGATGTGAAAAAGAATGCTATATGGAGAATTGGAGATAGTTCTGACATCAAATTCTAGTTGCATAATTGGGTGCCAAACATGGACAATCTAGTCTGTCAATCTTCTCAGGTAATTTCTAATTATGAGTCAAGCACATCACTGAATGATTTTCTTACTATTTCAGGATCTTGGGATGAGAACAAGCTTAAGGAGTGAGTTCCAGATCCCACTGTTCGAAATATTGCTATTATTTCTCCTCCGTCCCCGTGGAAGGGTCCTGACCACATTGCTTGGGCGCTCTCATCTGACGGAACCTTCAACCTTAAATTAGCCTACAACTCACTTCGGGAGGATCAAAGCACGCCGGATCGAGTCTTCAAACTGATTTGGAAGTGGAGAGGTTCGGAACGAATTTGCTCCTTCCTTTGGTTAGTTGCCAATGATGCTATTTTAACAAATGTCAATCAGTAAAAGACATTTATCTACCTCTACTAGCTGCCGGTGTTGCAACTACCTTAAAGAGGACGTCCTTCATGTGTTACATGATTGTCCTTATGCCAAATTAGTATGGAATCTATTTCATCCGCATCAATTTGTTCAAAACTTTTACAACCTCAATGCTAGAGATTGGCTCATTAGTAATCTCTCAGTGAAGAGTGATTGGAATTGCCGATTTGGTGTTGCAGCTTCTTCTTTGTGGTACTATAGAAATCTCATCATCTTTGAAGGAAAGAGTTTTCTCCCTGCTGCAACTATTAGTACTATTCAAGCTCGATTTGAAGACATTCAAACTGCATTAAAGAATAACTTCAAACAAAATTCTGCTATAAGAAGCTCCGGGCAGCTCATGTGTTAGGTCTTTCCACCAGGATTTTGTGTGAAGCTTAATGTGGATGGTTCTTTCCTCTCCTCCAATAATAGTGCGGCCTGTGAGGGGTGTTCCAAAATCACTTGGGCAGATATATTGTTGAATTTTTGTGTAATTTGGGAAGTTGTTCCATCACTCATGCCGAGCTTTGAAAGATTGTTAAAGGCCTTCAGATTGCTAATGCACATAATTTTCAACACCTTATTGTTGAATCTGATTCTTGGTCTGCCATTAAGTTTATTAAAGATGGTTGTCCAGCCTCTCATCCGTGCAAACCAATGTTGGAAGGCATAGCAATCTTGGAAAGACGTCTTTAGAAGGTGGAGTGGATCCATACTCTTAGAGAAGCTAATGTTGTAGCAGACATCTTGGCTAAAAAAGGTCAGGAGCTCCCTATAGATCCTCATTTGTTTGAGAGGATACCTTCTGATATTACACATGCTCTACTTTATGATTCTCATGGAACTCTTAGAATAAGAGGGGCTGTTTAGCCTTGTTTTGTTTGTTCTCTTTAGGGTATTAACTCCATTTTctcacttaaaaaaaatattaatatgttTGAGTAGACCAAATAATATATACTTTGAATATTTATAActgaaaattattattattatagttttTATGTAGAggttaattatatataactattttttttaatttaattgaataataatagataTTAAATTCAATTGGTTAACatgattaaaattttgtatCATTTTATGTgaattcattatttttatattgcaACTAAGTTGTGTTGATCTAGTAATTAGATCACTAATACACTTAAATAAATGTTGAGAGTTTGAATtctgtaaattaaaaaaaataatatgctATAAACTCAACTTTTGtataaatagataaatagatGTATGTTCAAAATTATCACTTATACAAAATTACTTACatgacaaaatttaaaaaaaaaagaagtaataTGCTATAAACTCAACttttagataaataaattattaactcTTTCAATACTTGTCTGTCCTAAATTATTAACTCTTTCGGTAGTTATTCTtgcctacaaaaaaaaaataaatttaatcacATCAATAACTAATATGCAAAactaaaatttcaaagaaaaaacagaaagaaaaaaaagttgcCAGCTCTTTTTTCCTATCAATGCGAACAGTCATGATCATACCAAGTACTGGAACTACAAGGGCATATATGATTTCAAACTAGAGTCCTTGCACAATAtctattcttattatataaaagttgatacttaaattttatattgtctttaagttatattttttcttctaatAATATCATGTCAACAATTTTGCTTACTTGAAAAAATTTGGAAATCAAtccattattttttaataaaaattttttaaaaaaacttttaattattattattcaattaaaatataaaaagataattaaatacaatgatatatattaaaaatgtcataataataattataaaaatttttagttaCAAATATTaacattaatatatattaatacttttactactatattatttagtttACTTATGCATACTATAAGATTTTactattctttattttttaatctctCATACTAATTAACAAAAACTCCTTCAAATAAGTTTAAATTTGTCACATTTTCTTACAAAATACACTTAAATATATCATGATAATAAAATCAATTCATaactttatatttatatttttagtattttttattctcatttatttTTCTGTACCTAAGTAAGTTTAAATTTAACATATCTCTTTAATAGGTATATTCAAATATATCATAATtataaaactaatttataattttggtgtttttcattctcatttattttaattttttttaattatttacaaCCCAAAGAACATCATATGAAAAGACAAAATATGACAactaaaacaaatataaaaataaaagcaacaaataaaaatataattttgtataactctaatataaaatatctat
This window contains:
- the LOC130973966 gene encoding uncharacterized protein LOC130973966 encodes the protein MRIWGSDRTCWESISSIGASGGLLLMRDEAAFKLYNCYKGDRWMIVSGAALCFGGDFNEILHLEERKGVTTLSASAAEFRTWINDMELIDLPLNDRTYTWFRGQLCSRIDRSLVSLEWLDVYPETRLRSGPRGLSDHCPLVMEDSRRIEGPRPFRSLNSWFTHEGFLRMVKEEWRELGDVQFLQKMKALLEPLRRWHKQHFEDMAERIKKLEEEIRKVDDMVSSGRYDGTTDARRRALVRCCEKWYLRQEMHWKQMSRSQHANEIDRNTRYFHNITSARRRNNRIESLVLNGRLVRNQARIKIAVRDFYKCLYHQEASPRVTFRDGLVNRLEREEAETLEALPSVEEVKKAVWDCESSKSPGSDGYNMYFIKSAGMRLERNSLQL